One part of the Malus sylvestris chromosome 2, drMalSylv7.2, whole genome shotgun sequence genome encodes these proteins:
- the LOC126606685 gene encoding protein CTR9 homolog isoform X2, producing the protein MLQREYFKQGKLDQFRQILEEGSGAEIDEYYSDVRYERIAILNALGAYYTYLGKIETKQREKEEHFILATQFYNKASRIDIHEPSTWVGKGQLLLAKGEVDQAFSAFKIVLDGDRDNVPALLGQACVEFNRGHYSDSLELYKRALQVHPDCPAAVRLGIGLCRYKMGQFDKARQAFERVLQANPENVEALVALAILDLHANTAAGIRRGMEKMQRAFEIYPYCAMALNYLANHFFYTGQHFLVEQLTETALAVTNHGPTKSHSYYNLARSYHSKGDYDKAGVYYMASVKEISKPHEFVFPYYGLGQVQLKMGDLRSALSNFEKVLEVYPDNSDTLKVLGHIYVQLGQTEKALEFMRKATKVDPNDSQAFLDLGELLISSDAGAALDCLKTAHNLLKKEGQEVPIEVLNNLGVLHFERGEFELAQQTFREALGDGIWLAFIDGKENPPSIDANATISQYKDMGIFHHLEKEGHLVELPWDKVTALFNLARLLEQLHITETASILYRLILFKYPDYVDAYLRLAALAKARNNFQLSIELVNDALKVNNKCPNALLMLGDLELKNDDWVKAKETLRAASEATEGKDSYATLSLGNWNYFAAIRNEKRNPKLEATHLEKSKELYTKVLSQHSANLYAANGAGVVFAEKGHFDVSKDIFTQVQEAASGNIFVQMPDVWINLAHVYFAQGNFALAVKMYQNCLRKFFNNTDSQILLYLARTHYEAEQWQDCKKSLLRAIHLAPSNYTLRFDAGVVMQKFSASTLQKPKKSVDEVRSTVSELENAVRLFRQLSAASSLHIHGFDEKKIDTHVEYCSHLLDAARVHFKAAEHEEQKIKHKQEVARQMALAEEARRKAEEQRKFQLERRMQEDELKRVRQQEEQFERVKEQWKSSTPGSKRRERSEMDDEEGGHSEKRRRKGGKRRKKDKHSRSRYETEGAEAEMMDDQEEPEYEDANMNYREPMGQMNEQDEEENVQDHLAAAGLEDSDADEEAALSTARRRRAFSESDDDEQPEHQPESSPVRENSAELQSDGEGREGGGDKLDGDAALDDED; encoded by the exons AAATTGATGAATATTATTCTGATGTTCGTTATGAAAGGATTGCCATCTTGAATGCTTTAGGGGCCTACTACACCTACCTTGGAAAAATTGAGACAAAACAGAGAGAAAAGGAGGAGCATTTTATTTTAGCAACACAATTCTACAACAAAGCGTCGAGAATCGACATTCACGAGCCTTCTACTTGGGTTGGGAAAG GTCAGCTTTTACTGGCTAAAGGTGAAGTAGATCAGGCATTTTCTGCATTCAAGATTGTATTAGATGGAGACCGAGATAATGTTCCTGCCCTTTTGGGTCAG GCATGCGTTGAATTCAATCGTGGGCACTATTCAGATTCATTGGAGCTCTACAAG AGGGCCCTGCAAGTACATCCTGATTGTCCTGCCGCTGTAAGGCTTGGCATAGGTCTCTGTCGTTACAAAATGGGTCAATTTGATAAAGCTCGGCAGGCCTTTGAACGGGTTCTACAGGCAA ATCCAGAAAATGTTGAGGCTCTTGTTGCACTTGCAATTCTGGATTTGCATGCAAATACAG CTGCTGGAATAAGAAGAGGAATGGAAAAAATGCAAAGAGCTTTTGAGATTTACCCTTATTGTGCAATGGCCTTGAACTATTTGGCAAACCATTTTTTCTACACTGGTCAGCACTTTCTGGTTGAGCAATTAACGGAAACTGCACTGGCTGTGACCAACCATGGACCGACAAAGTCACATTCCTACTACAACTTGGCGCGATCTTACCATAGCAAG GGTGACTATGATAAGGCTGGAGTGTACTACATGGCATCTGTTAAGGAAATCAGTAAACCCCATGAGTTCGTATTTCCTTATTATG GTTTGGGACAAGTACAACTGAAGATgggagatcttagaagtgcactGTCGAACTTTGAAAAGGTTTTGGAGGTTTATCCTGATAATAGTGACACATTGAAG GTCCTTGGGCACATATATGTTCAGCTTGGGCAGACTGAGAAGGCCTTGGAATTTATGAGGAAGGCCACAAAAGTGGACCCAAATGATTCCCAG GCATTTCTTGACCTGGGGGAACTGTTGATTTCATCTGATGCTGGAGCTGCTCTGGATTGCCTAAAAACT GCACATAATCTTTTGAAAAAGGAAGGTCAAGAAGTACCAATTGAAGTTCTTAACAATCTTGGGGTTCTCCATTTTGAGAGGGGAGAATTTGAG CTTGCTCAACAAACTTTCAGGGAGGCACTAGGTGATGGAATATGGCTGGCCTTCATAGATGGTAAAGAAAACCCCCCATCTATTGATGCGAATGCGACTATTTCACAGTACAAGGACATGGGTATATTTCATCATCTTGAGAAAGAAGGTCACTTAGTCGAATTACCTTGGGATAAAGTCACAGCACTATTTAACCTGGCCAGATTACTCGAGCAGTTACATATCACTGAAACTGCAAGCATACTTTACCGTCTCATTTTGTTTaag tATCCAGACTATGTAGATGCTTATCTGAGACTCGCTGCCCTGGCCAAAGCTCGAAATAACTTTCAACTAAGCATTGAACTG GTTAATGATGCTCTGAAGGTGAATAACAAGTGCCCAAATGCATTATTAATGCTTGGTGACTtggaattgaaaaatgatgacTGGGTTAAGGCAAAAGAAACCTTGCGGGCTGCTAGTGAAGCAACTGAAGGGAAGGATTCCTATGCCACCCTATCTCTG GGCAACTGGAACTACTTCGCGGCAATTCGCAATGAGAAGAGAAATCCCAAGTTGGAAGCTACACATCTGGAAAAATCCAAAGAACTCTACACTAAA gtccTATCTCAACATTCTGCTAATTTGTATGCTGCCAATGGTGCCGGAGTGGTCTTTGCAGAGAAAGGTCACTTTGATGTTTCAAAAGACATTTTTACGCAG GTTCAAGAAGCTGCCAGTGGAAACATTTTTGTTCAGATGCCAGACGTGTGGATAAATTTGGCACATGTTTATTTTGCTCAAGGCAATTTTGCATTGGCTGTGAAAATG TATCAAAACTGCTTGAGAAAGTTCTTTAATAACACGGACTCTCAGATTCTACTCTATTTGGCTCGTACCCATTATGAAGCTGAGCAGTGGCAAGACTGCAAAAAGAGTCTACTGAGAGCCATTCATTTGGCACCTTCAAATTACACGCTGAGGTTTGATGCAGGCGTTGTAATGCAAAAGTTCTCAGCTTCAACGTTACAAAAGCCAAAGAAATCTGTTGATGAG GTGCGATCAACAGTTTCAGAGCTAGAAAATGCTGTTCGTTTATTTAGACAGTTGTCTGCTGCTTCCAGCCTTCACATCCATGGATTTGATGAGAAAAAAATCGATACCCATGTTGAGTATTGTAGTCACTTGCTTGATGCTGCGAGAGTTCACTTCAAAGCAGCTGAGCATGAGGAGCAGAAGATCAAGCACAAACAAGAAGTTGCTCGTCAAATGGCATTGGCTGAGGAGGCCCGTCGTAAGGCTGAAGAACAGAGGAAATTCCAG TTGGAGAGGAGAATGCAAGAGGATGAACTAAAGCGAGTGAGACAACAGGAGGAACAATTTGAACGCGTAAAG GAGCAATGGAAGAGCAGTACACCTGGTTCCAAGCGAAGGGAAAGGTCAGAAATGGATGATGAGGAGGGTGGGCATAGTGAAAAGAGACGGAGAAAGGGTGgaaagaggagaaagaaggacAAGCACTCAAGATCACGCTATGAAACGGAGGGAGCAGAAGCTGAGATGATGGATGATCAGGAAGAACCGGAATATGAAGATGCCAACATGAATTACAGGGAGCCCATGGGTCAGATGAATGAGCAGGATGAAGAAGAGAATGTTCAAGATCATCTTGCAGCAGCTGGGCTTGAAGATTCTGATGCTGACGAGGAG